Proteins encoded within one genomic window of Streptomyces sp. NBC_00523:
- the tig gene encoding trigger factor, whose amino-acid sequence MKSAVETLNPTRVRLSIEVPFEELKDSLDAAYKKINQQVTVKGFRKGKIPSRVIDQRFGRGAVLEEAVNDALPKFYTEAVNEGELNVLGQPEVDITELKDGELLAFTAEVDVRPEIEIPDYSGIEVTVDAIEVTDEEVEKAVEQLRGRFASTNPVERAAADGDVVTIDLEAKVDGEVLEDGVAEGVSYTIGSGELLEGIDEAVTGLEAGGEATFTSQLKGGSAEGKDAEVTVKVSAVAARELPELDDDFAQMASEFDTLDELKADSRKRLENTKQYDQATQAQERVLEELLKLAEVPIPEKLLADEVQTRKHNLEHHQLGQMGLTLDKYLEIQGKTAEEFEAETSEQAVKGIKTQFILDELVNKEKLNVNQEELTEHLMRRAASSGMSPDQFAQAVVEGGQVPMLVGEVARGKALAVVVEAAKVVDTNGEVVELEDDEDAAEETTEAAEATEAAAEEKTEA is encoded by the coding sequence GTGAAGAGCGCCGTGGAGACCCTGAACCCGACCCGGGTTCGGCTCAGCATCGAGGTGCCCTTCGAGGAGCTCAAGGACAGCCTCGACGCGGCGTACAAGAAGATCAACCAGCAGGTCACGGTGAAGGGGTTCCGCAAGGGCAAGATCCCCAGCCGGGTCATCGACCAGCGGTTCGGCCGTGGTGCTGTGCTGGAGGAGGCCGTCAACGACGCGCTCCCGAAGTTCTACACCGAGGCCGTCAACGAGGGTGAGCTGAACGTCCTCGGCCAGCCCGAGGTCGACATCACGGAGCTGAAGGACGGCGAGCTGCTGGCCTTCACCGCCGAGGTGGACGTGCGCCCCGAGATCGAGATCCCGGACTACTCCGGCATCGAGGTCACCGTCGACGCCATCGAGGTCACCGACGAGGAGGTCGAGAAGGCCGTCGAGCAGCTGCGCGGCCGCTTCGCCTCCACCAACCCGGTCGAGCGCGCCGCCGCCGACGGCGACGTCGTCACGATCGACCTCGAGGCCAAGGTCGACGGCGAGGTCCTGGAGGACGGCGTGGCCGAGGGTGTCTCGTACACCATCGGTTCCGGTGAACTCCTCGAGGGCATCGACGAGGCCGTGACCGGTCTGGAGGCCGGTGGCGAGGCCACCTTCACCTCGCAGCTGAAGGGCGGCTCCGCCGAGGGCAAGGACGCCGAGGTCACCGTCAAGGTCAGCGCCGTCGCCGCCCGCGAGCTCCCCGAGCTGGACGACGACTTCGCCCAGATGGCCAGCGAGTTCGACACGCTGGACGAGCTGAAGGCCGACAGCCGCAAGCGCCTCGAGAACACCAAGCAGTACGACCAGGCCACCCAGGCCCAGGAGCGCGTCCTGGAGGAGCTGCTGAAGCTCGCCGAGGTCCCGATCCCGGAGAAGCTGCTCGCGGACGAGGTCCAGACCCGCAAGCACAACCTGGAGCACCACCAGCTCGGTCAGATGGGTCTCACCCTCGACAAGTACCTGGAGATCCAGGGCAAGACCGCCGAGGAGTTCGAGGCCGAGACCTCCGAGCAGGCCGTCAAGGGCATCAAGACCCAGTTCATCCTGGACGAGCTCGTCAACAAGGAGAAGCTGAACGTCAACCAGGAGGAGCTCACCGAGCACCTCATGCGGCGCGCTGCCTCCTCCGGCATGAGCCCGGACCAGTTCGCCCAGGCGGTCGTCGAGGGCGGCCAGGTGCCGATGCTCGTCGGCGAGGTCGCCCGCGGCAAGGCGCTCGCCGTCGTGGTCGAGGCCGCCAAGGTCGTCGACACCAACGGTGAGGTCGTCGAGCTGGAGGACGACGAGGACGCGGCGGAGGAGACCACGGAGGCCGCTGAGGCCACCGAGGCCGCCGCCGAGGAGAAGACCGAGGCCTGA